In Planctomycetaceae bacterium, the following are encoded in one genomic region:
- the proC gene encoding pyrroline-5-carboxylate reductase, giving the protein MQNYTLGIIGGGNMAEALVRGIVNNSPRVQASNVVVSDPVSDRRELMTAIGAEAVTDNSIPAACPCVVLAVKPQTMADVLAGIQEDITDASLVISIAAGITTAAIDSGLGGKGRIIRVMPNTPLLAGEGMSALCAGPRASESDMRQAEEFFAFRGKTVRVEENMMDAVTAVSGSGPAYFFYLIEAMIEAGVAQGLPENTATLLATQTCAGAAKLLAAGKLTPEALRAKVTSPHGTTEAAIKVLDSAGTKSKLIKAIAAAADRSRELGKKK; this is encoded by the coding sequence ATGCAGAACTATACGCTGGGAATTATTGGCGGAGGCAACATGGCCGAGGCCCTGGTCCGGGGCATCGTCAACAACAGCCCGCGCGTGCAGGCCTCCAATGTCGTCGTGTCCGATCCGGTATCCGACCGGCGTGAGTTGATGACCGCCATCGGCGCCGAGGCCGTCACCGACAACTCCATCCCGGCTGCCTGTCCGTGCGTCGTGCTGGCGGTCAAGCCTCAGACGATGGCCGACGTGCTGGCGGGCATCCAAGAAGATATCACCGACGCCAGCCTGGTCATCTCCATCGCCGCCGGGATCACCACCGCGGCCATCGACAGCGGCCTGGGCGGCAAAGGGCGCATCATCCGCGTGATGCCCAACACCCCGCTGCTGGCGGGCGAGGGCATGAGCGCCCTGTGTGCGGGCCCACGGGCCAGCGAAAGCGACATGCGCCAGGCCGAAGAATTCTTCGCCTTCCGAGGCAAGACGGTGCGCGTCGAAGAAAACATGATGGACGCCGTGACGGCTGTCTCCGGTAGCGGACCGGCATACTTCTTCTACCTGATCGAAGCGATGATCGAGGCCGGCGTCGCCCAGGGCCTGCCCGAAAACACCGCCACGCTGCTGGCCACGCAGACCTGCGCCGGGGCAGCAAAACTGCTAGCCGCCGGAAAGCTGACCCCCGAAGCCCTGCGCGCCAAAGTCACCAGCCCCCACGGCACGACCGAAGCGGCCATCAAAGTCCTCGACAGCGCCGGCACCAAGAGCAAGCTCATCAAAGCCATCGCCGCCGCCGCCGATCGCAGCCGGGAGTTGGGGAAAAAGAAGTAA